In Humulus lupulus chromosome 7, drHumLupu1.1, whole genome shotgun sequence, the following are encoded in one genomic region:
- the LOC133792723 gene encoding uncharacterized protein LOC133792723 isoform X1: protein MPKYLLPLTDHFPGRVTYRGNGYFKTIKDKFEELGLIERVKESPFKQFFMAEKLDFSASLMHQLMLRKIQCFKEDELHLHLGSRPCRFGRGEFALVTGLNFSSGPSETDLKKHLTSDRLIKEYFNDEETVKLMHLEAALKNCTIVEDAYKLGLCFFVEGVLLAREGKLNVWIDSLKMVEDTEYFFTYPWGKVSFNKLMDSCKKDMHHQKRNYEKKKEVKGKQKEAKYSLYGYVPALQYWAYEAIQQFAREYGINHGNQFPRMLSWSSNKERPISKADLAPMFKKTSLIVLSMLKPRPSEIDYYSALTEGDAPLYPGLGQEEEVETPTDFEKVAEIAAEVAKAANIFVDGPDDEDTPAPIDPTPSAPAPSVHPSPDQPDLREVLERLERVESRQDTILENQAVIMDVVNKILTFVQDLPNDSDSDSDSLDLPDDFVSHDIGTPPPIVLTANPETPGVAIIEPGDVVGVEFQLAKRKRRKPKKFEDYTDPTRKKARLDAIDDVPLVLDPLKKPLATQYRTVGKWLLGDIPNKTKRDVQSGVYGPSWFLTMKTPQFWIDDGHIDAAMHMLRRRRQFYPGAYRQDGVVMNIMFSQVVPARYDAYQTAKEADKKRFLWDSDVISMITGIDNQFLASWKGVDTVYWCQNYLQAHWFAVEASISTWTLNVYDSDVTVISDKQLQSFMKSWSTLFPSLLLQSQLFKDDPRLTIPPGAKRCKEFNVHRMLVDSVPQTKVSGDCGVYAIKHIEHLLGRLPLDTICDDNMELFRNKWTVDLWYQNVRH from the exons atgccgaagtatcttttacccttgacagatcactttcctggacgagtcacatataggggcaatggttactttaaaacaatcaaggacaagtttgaggagctcgggttgatagaaagggtgaaggaatccccattcaaacaatttttcatggCTGAGAAATTGGACTTCTCTGCATCTCTCATGCATCAATTAATGTTGCGCAAGATCCAGTGCTtcaaagaggatgagttgcatttacatttgggatctagaccctgcagatttggtagaggcgagtttgctttggttacggggttgaacttcagttccgggccatctgagactgatttgaagaaacacttgactagtgaccgcttaatcaaggagtactttaatgatgaagaaacagtgaagttaatgcatttggaggctgctttaaaaaactgcactatagttgaagatgcctacaagttgggcctatgtttctttgttgagggggttttacttgcacgagagggcaagttaaatgtctggatagattcgctgaagatggtggaggacactgagtacttctttacttacccatgggggaaggtgtcttttaacaagcttatggattcatgtaagaaagacatgcatcatcagaaaaggaactatgagaagaaaaaggaagttaaggggaaacagaaagaagcaaaatacagtttgtatggttatgtccctgcattgcagtattgggcatatgaagccatccagcagtttgcacgtgagtatggtattaaccatggaaaccagtttccgaggatgcttagttggtcgagcaataaggagcgtcctatttcgaaggccgaccttgcaccgatgttcaagaagacgagt ttgattgtgttgtccatgttgaagccccggccttcggagatagattattatagcgctctgacggagggtgatgctcccttgtatcccgggttgggccaagaagaagaggtagaaactcccactgattttgagaaggtggcggagatagctgctgaggttgcgaaggcagcaaatatttttgttgatggccctgatgatgaggataccCCAGCCCCCATCGACCCCACACCCTCGGCCCCAGCCCCATCGGTACACCCCAGTCCTGATCAACCTGATTTACGGgaggtgttggagaggttggagcgagtcgagagtcgtcaggataccatcctagagaaccaggcggtcatcatggatgttgtcaataagatcttgacattcgtacaagatcttccaaatgattctgattctgattccgactcacttgacctcccagatgattttgtctcacatgacataggcactcctcccccgatagtactcacagcaaatcctgagaccccaggtgttgctattatagaacctGGGGATGTTGTTGGTGTAGAGTTTCaattggccaagaggaaaagacgcaaacctaagaaatttgaagactacaccGACCCAACCAGAAAGAAAGCTCGTTTGGATGCGATTGATGACGTGCCATTAGTCCTCGACCCTCTAAAGAAGCCACTTGCTACACAGTACAGAACGGTCggcaagtggttgcttggagatattccgaacaagacgaagagggatgtccaatctggtgtgtatggtccgagttggtttctgacgatgaagacaccacagttttggatcgatgatggg catattgatgcggccatGCATATGCTACGTAGGCGTCGACAGTTCTATCCCGGGGCGTATCGGCAAGATGGtgttgtgatgaatattatgttctcacaagtggtaccggctcgttatgatgcatatcagactgccaaggaagcggataagaaaaggtttttgtgggattcagatgtgatatcaatgattacgggaattgacaatcaatttctggcatcgtggaagggagtagacactgtatattggtgccagaactaccttcaagcgcattggtttgcagttgaagcctccatttctacttggactctgaatgtttatgattcGGACGTGACCgtgataagtgataaacaactgcaatcttttatgaagtcatggtctactttgttcccatcgttgttattacagtcacaacttttcaaggacgaccctcggttgacgattccacctggagctaaaagatgcaaagagTTCAATGTGCACCGCATGCTAGTTGATtcagtaccccaaaccaaagtcag tggagattgtggtgtgtacgccatcaagcacatcgaacacttattgggtaggctaccacttGACACGATTTGCGATGACAACATGGAGTTGTTCAGAAACAAATGGACAGTtgacttatggtatcagaatgttagacattga
- the LOC133792723 gene encoding uncharacterized protein LOC133792723 isoform X2 has product MPKYLLPLTDHFPGRVTYRGNGYFKTIKDKFEELGLIERVKESPFKQFFMAEKLDFSASLMHQLMLRKIQCFKEDELHLHLGSRPCRFGRGEFALVTGLNFSSGPSETDLKKHLTSDRLIKEYFNDEETVKLMHLEAALKNCTIVEDAYKLGLCFFVEGVLLAREGKLNVWIDSLKMVEDTEYFFTYPWGKVSFNKLMDSCKKDMHHQKRNYEKKKEVKGKQKEAKYSLYGYVPALQYWAYEAIQQFAREYGINHGNQFPRMLSWSSNKERPISKADLAPMFKKTSPRPSEIDYYSALTEGDAPLYPGLGQEEEVETPTDFEKVAEIAAEVAKAANIFVDGPDDEDTPAPIDPTPSAPAPSVHPSPDQPDLREVLERLERVESRQDTILENQAVIMDVVNKILTFVQDLPNDSDSDSDSLDLPDDFVSHDIGTPPPIVLTANPETPGVAIIEPGDVVGVEFQLAKRKRRKPKKFEDYTDPTRKKARLDAIDDVPLVLDPLKKPLATQYRTVGKWLLGDIPNKTKRDVQSGVYGPSWFLTMKTPQFWIDDGHIDAAMHMLRRRRQFYPGAYRQDGVVMNIMFSQVVPARYDAYQTAKEADKKRFLWDSDVISMITGIDNQFLASWKGVDTVYWCQNYLQAHWFAVEASISTWTLNVYDSDVTVISDKQLQSFMKSWSTLFPSLLLQSQLFKDDPRLTIPPGAKRCKEFNVHRMLVDSVPQTKVSGDCGVYAIKHIEHLLGRLPLDTICDDNMELFRNKWTVDLWYQNVRH; this is encoded by the exons atgccgaagtatcttttacccttgacagatcactttcctggacgagtcacatataggggcaatggttactttaaaacaatcaaggacaagtttgaggagctcgggttgatagaaagggtgaaggaatccccattcaaacaatttttcatggCTGAGAAATTGGACTTCTCTGCATCTCTCATGCATCAATTAATGTTGCGCAAGATCCAGTGCTtcaaagaggatgagttgcatttacatttgggatctagaccctgcagatttggtagaggcgagtttgctttggttacggggttgaacttcagttccgggccatctgagactgatttgaagaaacacttgactagtgaccgcttaatcaaggagtactttaatgatgaagaaacagtgaagttaatgcatttggaggctgctttaaaaaactgcactatagttgaagatgcctacaagttgggcctatgtttctttgttgagggggttttacttgcacgagagggcaagttaaatgtctggatagattcgctgaagatggtggaggacactgagtacttctttacttacccatgggggaaggtgtcttttaacaagcttatggattcatgtaagaaagacatgcatcatcagaaaaggaactatgagaagaaaaaggaagttaaggggaaacagaaagaagcaaaatacagtttgtatggttatgtccctgcattgcagtattgggcatatgaagccatccagcagtttgcacgtgagtatggtattaaccatggaaaccagtttccgaggatgcttagttggtcgagcaataaggagcgtcctatttcgaaggccgaccttgcaccgatgttcaagaagacgagt ccccggccttcggagatagattattatagcgctctgacggagggtgatgctcccttgtatcccgggttgggccaagaagaagaggtagaaactcccactgattttgagaaggtggcggagatagctgctgaggttgcgaaggcagcaaatatttttgttgatggccctgatgatgaggataccCCAGCCCCCATCGACCCCACACCCTCGGCCCCAGCCCCATCGGTACACCCCAGTCCTGATCAACCTGATTTACGGgaggtgttggagaggttggagcgagtcgagagtcgtcaggataccatcctagagaaccaggcggtcatcatggatgttgtcaataagatcttgacattcgtacaagatcttccaaatgattctgattctgattccgactcacttgacctcccagatgattttgtctcacatgacataggcactcctcccccgatagtactcacagcaaatcctgagaccccaggtgttgctattatagaacctGGGGATGTTGTTGGTGTAGAGTTTCaattggccaagaggaaaagacgcaaacctaagaaatttgaagactacaccGACCCAACCAGAAAGAAAGCTCGTTTGGATGCGATTGATGACGTGCCATTAGTCCTCGACCCTCTAAAGAAGCCACTTGCTACACAGTACAGAACGGTCggcaagtggttgcttggagatattccgaacaagacgaagagggatgtccaatctggtgtgtatggtccgagttggtttctgacgatgaagacaccacagttttggatcgatgatggg catattgatgcggccatGCATATGCTACGTAGGCGTCGACAGTTCTATCCCGGGGCGTATCGGCAAGATGGtgttgtgatgaatattatgttctcacaagtggtaccggctcgttatgatgcatatcagactgccaaggaagcggataagaaaaggtttttgtgggattcagatgtgatatcaatgattacgggaattgacaatcaatttctggcatcgtggaagggagtagacactgtatattggtgccagaactaccttcaagcgcattggtttgcagttgaagcctccatttctacttggactctgaatgtttatgattcGGACGTGACCgtgataagtgataaacaactgcaatcttttatgaagtcatggtctactttgttcccatcgttgttattacagtcacaacttttcaaggacgaccctcggttgacgattccacctggagctaaaagatgcaaagagTTCAATGTGCACCGCATGCTAGTTGATtcagtaccccaaaccaaagtcag tggagattgtggtgtgtacgccatcaagcacatcgaacacttattgggtaggctaccacttGACACGATTTGCGATGACAACATGGAGTTGTTCAGAAACAAATGGACAGTtgacttatggtatcagaatgttagacattga
- the LOC133792724 gene encoding small ribosomal subunit protein eS4x has product MARGLKKHLKRLNAPKHWMLDKLGGAFAPKPSSGPHKSRECLPLILILRNRLKYALTYREVQSILMQRHIMVDGKVRTDKTYPSGFMDVVSIPKTNENFRLLYDTKGRFRLHSIRDDEAKFKLCKVRSVQFGQKGIPYLNTYDGRTIRYPDPLIKANDTIKLDLEANKITDFIKFDVGNVVMVTGGRNRGRVGVIKNREKHKGTFETIHVQDALGHEFATRLGNVFTIGKGTKPWISLPKGKGIKLTILEEAKKRLAAQAAATA; this is encoded by the exons ATG GCTAGAGGATTGAAGAAACATTTGAAGAGGCTCAATGCCCCCAAGCATTGGATGCTCGACAAGCTTGGTGGTGCTTTC GCCCCCAAACCATCATCTGGACCACACAAGTCGAGGGAGTGCTTGCCCTTGATCCTCATCCTGAGGAACAGGTTGAAGTATGCCCTCACATACCGTGAAGTGCAATCTATTCTGATGCAGCGACATATTATGGTTGATGGAAAAGTCAGGACTGATAAGACCTACCCGTCTGGTTTCATGG ATGTGGTTTCCATCCCAAAGACCAATGAgaacttccgtcttctttacgaTACCAAGGGTCGGTTCCGCCTTCACTCAATCAGGGATGACGAGGCTAAG TTCAAGCTCTGCAAGGTGAGGTCAGTGCAGTTTGGACAGAAGGGAATCCCCTACCTCAACACCTATGATGGACGAACCATCCGCTACCCTGACCCTCTAATTAAGGCTAATGACACCATCAAGCTGGATTTGGAGGCCAACAAGATTACCGATTTCATCAAGTTTGATGTTGGTAATGTTGTCATGGTGACTGGAGGACGAAACAGGGGACGAGTTGGAGTTATTAAGAACAGGGAAAAGCATAAGGGTACATTTGAGACCATCCACGTTCAGGATGCTCTTGGCCATGAGTTCGCTACCCGTCTTGGAAATGTGTTTACCATTGGTAAGGGAACCAAGCCCTGGATTTCTCTTCCCAAGGGCAAGGGTATCAAGTTGACAATCCTTGAAGAGGCTAAGAAGAGACTGGCAGCCCAAGCTGCTGCTACTGCTTGA